ACGTGGGTGCGGGATAGCTCGCGTTGAAGATGTTGTCCTCGGGGACGTGCATCGTCAGGGGCTCGTACTGCCCGCCGTTGGAGTCCTCCTCGGGCGTCGTCAGCGTCTTGAAGCAGAGCTTGCAGATGGTCTCGGACATCCCCGGCGGGATGTTCAGCGGCTCGTCGACCTCGGGCGAGGAGCCCGAGAAGTCGACGCTGAACTCCTCGCCGTCGATGGTGACCTCGGCCGTGAGCTTGATGAGGTCGCCCGGCTCGCGGTTGACGCCGTCGGCGTAGCCGGTCGCCGACCACGTGCCGTCGGGCAGTTCGGCGACGGCCTCACGGGCGGTGCGCTCGCCGTGGTTGAGGATACGCTCGATGCTGGTCTCGACGGTCTCCGAGCCGTACTTCTCGTACAGCTCCTGCAGGCGCTTCTCGCCGGTGCGGACCGCGGCGACCTGCGCGTTGAGGTCGCCGACGACCTTCTCGGGCATCCGGGAGTTGAACCGGATGATGTCCATGATCTCGGGGTCCGGCTCGCCGTTCTTGTACACCTTCGTCCCGGGGAACAGCACGCCCTCCTGGTGGACGTCGGTGGAGTCGAGCACGTAGCCCGAGTCCTTCGCACCGAGGTCGAGCCAGTGGGCGCGACAGGTCGTGTAGCCGATGAGCTCCTCGTCGTAGAACACGGGCGCGAACAGGAGCACGTCGAGCGTGTGGGTGCCGCTCCAGTACGGGTAGTTCATGATGAACACGTCGCCTGGCTCCATGTTCTCCTCGCCGACGTGGTCGACCGCCTTCTCGATGCCGTAGTCGTTCGCGCCGAGGAACAGCGCGAGCCCCGGCGAGTCCGCGACGAGGTTGAGGTCGCGGTCGAACACCGAGATGCCGAAGTCGAGGATCTCGTAGATGATGGTGTTGTAGGCGGTCCTGATCAGCGTGCGCTGCATCTCGGTGGCGGCCGACGTGAGGTAGTTGCGGACGACCTCGACCGTGGCCGCGTCGATATCCTGTTGGGTGCTCATTGTTCGCCTCCGGTGGTGATGACGATATGACCGTACTCGTCGACGGTCGCGTGCTGGTCCGAGTGGAAGACCAGCGAGGTGGTCGGTTCGGTGACGACCGCGGGGCCGGCGAGCTCGTCGCCCGGCGCGAGCGTCGCGCGCTCGTAGACGTCGAACTCGGTGAACTCGCCCGCGGCGAAGCAGTACGCCTCGCGGGTGTCGGTCGGCTCGAGCGCGTCGCCCGTGCGCGGCTCCTGTTCGTCGAGCGTCGGCTTGTCGTTCTCGCCGACCGCCCGGACGCGCAGGTGGACGACCTGGACCGGGTCGTCCATCGTGTGACCGTAGCGCGTCTCGTGCTGTGCCTGGAACCGCTCGGCGAGCTCGTCGAGGTCATCGACGCCGTCGGCGTCCACCTCGACGGTGTGCTCCTGCCCGAAGTAACGCATCTCGACGGCGCGTTCGAGGCGCTGGTCGGCCTCGGCGACGCCCTCCTCGGTGAGCGTCTCGCGGCCTTCGGCCTCGAGCTCCTCGAAGGCGGCGTCGAGCGTCTCGAGTTCGACGTCGTCGAGGACGGCGATCATCGTCTGCGAGAAATCGTAGACGACGTCGGCCATCAGCATCCCCCACGCGGAGAAGACGGAGGGTGCCTGCGGGACGAGTACCTCCTTCACGCCAAGTTCGCGCGCGAGCAGCGGGACGAACATCGGGCCCGCGCCGCCGTAGGCGACCATCGAGAAGTCACGCGGGTCGAGGCCCTTCTCGACGGTTATCTCGCGGATGGCTCCGACGGTGTTCGCGAGCGCCACGTCGAAGACGCCGCGACTGGCGTCCGGGACGGACGTGTCGAGTGGGTCCGCGAGCACGCCCTCGATGCCGGCGATGGCGTCGTCAACGGCGGTGTCCATCTCGCCGCCGAGGAAGTCGCCGGGGTCGAGGAAGCCGAGGGCGAGCGCCGCGTCGGTGACGGTCGGCTGGGTACCGCCGTTGTCGTAGCAGATGGGACCGGGGTCCGCGCCCGCGCTCTCGGGGCCGACCTTCAGCAGGTCGCCGTCGAGCCAGGCGATGGAGCCCCCGCCCGCGCCGATGGTCCGGATGTCGTACACCGGGATGAGCATCGGCTGGTGTTCGAGCGTCGAGTCGTACTTCACGACGGGCGAGCCGTCCTCGACGACGGCAGCATCGAGACTCGTCCCGCCCATGTCCACGGTGATGAGGTTCTCGCGGTCGGTGGCGTCGCCGACGCGGGCCGCGCCGATGAGCCCGCCGGCCGGCCCAGAGAGGATGGTGTGGACGGGCGCGGTCTTCGCGCTCTCGGCGGTGAGCGTGCCGCCGCCGGACCGCGTGACGAAGAACGAGCCGTCGAAGCCCGCGCCGGTGAGCGACTCGTCGAGGGTGTCGACGTAGTTCTCGAAGATGGGCTTGATGTAGCTGTCGAGGACGGCCGTGCTCGTGCGCTCGTACTCCCGGTACTCGCCGGTGATGTCGCTGGAGACCGAGACGCTGACCTCGGGGTGAGCGTCGCGGACGACATCGGCGGCGGCCTGCTCGTGCTGGCCGTTCTGGTAGGAGTGCAGGAAGCAGATGGCGATGGCCTCCACGTCGTGCTCCGCGACGAGTTCGTCCGCGGCCTCGCGGACGGCGTCCTCGTCGAGCTCCTCCACGACGGCCCCGTCCGCGTTCAGGCGGCCGGGCACGCCGAGCCGTCGTCGACGGGGTACCATGGACTCCGGCTTCTGGTAGTTGATGTCGTACATCGAGTCGCGTTCGAGGTTCGTGCGGCCGATCTCGTGGACGTCGGTGAACCCCTCGTTGGTGATGATGCCGATACGTGCGCCGTCGCGTTCGAGCACGGCGTTCAGCCCGAGTGTCGTCCCGTGGACGAACGCCTCGGTCGCCTCCAGTTCGGCGT
This portion of the Haloarchaeobius salinus genome encodes:
- a CDS encoding hydantoinase B/oxoprolinase family protein; its protein translation is MSTQQDIDAATVEVVRNYLTSAATEMQRTLIRTAYNTIIYEILDFGISVFDRDLNLVADSPGLALFLGANDYGIEKAVDHVGEENMEPGDVFIMNYPYWSGTHTLDVLLFAPVFYDEELIGYTTCRAHWLDLGAKDSGYVLDSTDVHQEGVLFPGTKVYKNGEPDPEIMDIIRFNSRMPEKVVGDLNAQVAAVRTGEKRLQELYEKYGSETVETSIERILNHGERTAREAVAELPDGTWSATGYADGVNREPGDLIKLTAEVTIDGEEFSVDFSGSSPEVDEPLNIPPGMSETICKLCFKTLTTPEEDSNGGQYEPLTMHVPEDNIFNASYPAPTFTVWTGIVAIDVVYQALAEGMPDRVPASTGGDLADIMLYGENPETGRPFVEANNEGVGWGAGVGHDGENALMHISETMVRNIPVEVFENKAPIRFDQLSLREDSGGPGKHRGGLGIRRDFRVLEPVGALSIIQKTRTENWGLDGGSPGEKNVVVLDSDREDFDERIEVLVDNDDLYDDDSVKHAGMFRGNFMPDEVISNRTAGGGGYGEPFDRDPEAVREDVADGYVSREAAREQYGVAITEAGEVDHDETAELRGR
- a CDS encoding hydantoinase/oxoprolinase family protein, with the protein product MRQDNTNQRVAVDIGGTFVDAITFDRETGDLTLEKAATTPDQPSGGVLDAVEKVDAELEATEAFVHGTTLGLNAVLERDGARIGIITNEGFTDVHEIGRTNLERDSMYDINYQKPESMVPRRRRLGVPGRLNADGAVVEELDEDAVREAADELVAEHDVEAIAICFLHSYQNGQHEQAAADVVRDAHPEVSVSVSSDITGEYREYERTSTAVLDSYIKPIFENYVDTLDESLTGAGFDGSFFVTRSGGGTLTAESAKTAPVHTILSGPAGGLIGAARVGDATDRENLITVDMGGTSLDAAVVEDGSPVVKYDSTLEHQPMLIPVYDIRTIGAGGGSIAWLDGDLLKVGPESAGADPGPICYDNGGTQPTVTDAALALGFLDPGDFLGGEMDTAVDDAIAGIEGVLADPLDTSVPDASRGVFDVALANTVGAIREITVEKGLDPRDFSMVAYGGAGPMFVPLLARELGVKEVLVPQAPSVFSAWGMLMADVVYDFSQTMIAVLDDVELETLDAAFEELEAEGRETLTEEGVAEADQRLERAVEMRYFGQEHTVEVDADGVDDLDELAERFQAQHETRYGHTMDDPVQVVHLRVRAVGENDKPTLDEQEPRTGDALEPTDTREAYCFAAGEFTEFDVYERATLAPGDELAGPAVVTEPTTSLVFHSDQHATVDEYGHIVITTGGEQ